In Mastigocladopsis repens PCC 10914, a single window of DNA contains:
- the cas6 gene encoding type I-MYXAN CRISPR-associated protein Cas6/Cmx6, which produces MIASVGFSASQNPGSELEPFVELCFPVRGRYLPADHNYALFAACVYIIPEIRQQPALSILTIPGFADKQGKILLTEQSCLRIRVPIPQISLIYKLAGKSIRLGIHEIQIGIPEIFTLKPAKTLRSRIVVIKGYSEPESFLNAAQRQLDDLGISGKLSIPVDKKGAFSRKTLKVKRYTIVGFTTEVSGLSDDDSLKLQQLGIGGKRHLGCGYFLPCKGGRNV; this is translated from the coding sequence GTGATTGCATCTGTAGGTTTTTCTGCGTCTCAAAATCCAGGTAGTGAACTTGAGCCATTTGTTGAACTTTGCTTTCCAGTCCGAGGGAGATATTTGCCTGCGGATCATAACTACGCTCTCTTTGCAGCGTGCGTTTATATCATTCCAGAAATACGTCAGCAACCAGCACTCAGCATTCTGACAATTCCTGGTTTTGCTGATAAACAAGGCAAAATTCTGCTGACAGAACAATCTTGCTTGCGAATTCGCGTACCGATTCCTCAAATTTCGTTGATTTATAAATTGGCAGGAAAAAGTATTCGATTAGGAATACATGAGATTCAAATTGGCATTCCAGAAATATTTACGCTCAAGCCAGCGAAGACGCTTAGGTCAAGAATTGTTGTTATCAAGGGATATAGCGAACCGGAATCTTTTTTAAATGCAGCACAGCGTCAGCTTGATGATTTAGGAATTTCAGGGAAACTTTCTATTCCGGTAGATAAAAAAGGTGCTTTTAGTCGTAAAACGCTTAAAGTCAAACGATATACCATTGTTGGTTTTACAACAGAAGTTTCAGGCTTAAGTGATGATGATTCTTTAAAGTTACAGCAGTTAGGGATTGGTGGCAAAAGACACCTTGGTTGTGGATATTTCTTGCCTTGTAAGGGAGGTAGAAATGTTTAA